One genomic window of Bacillus mycoides includes the following:
- the queC gene encoding 7-cyano-7-deazaguanine synthase QueC: MKKEKAVVVFSGGQDSTTCLFWAIQQFAEVEAVTFNYNQRHKLEIDCAVEIAKELGIKHTVLDMSLLNQLAPNALTRTDMEITHEEGELPSTFVDGRNLLFLSFAAVLAKQVGARHIVTGVCETDFSGYPDCRDVFVKSLNVTLNLSMDYPFVIHTPLMWIDKAETWKLSDELGAFEFVREKTLTCYNGIIGDGCGECPACQLRKAGLDTYLQEREGASN, encoded by the coding sequence ATGAAAAAAGAAAAAGCAGTTGTTGTTTTTAGTGGTGGACAAGATAGTACAACATGTTTATTTTGGGCAATACAACAGTTTGCAGAAGTGGAAGCTGTAACGTTTAATTACAATCAACGTCATAAGTTAGAAATTGATTGTGCAGTGGAAATCGCGAAAGAGTTAGGGATTAAACATACGGTACTAGATATGAGTTTATTAAATCAACTTGCTCCAAATGCGTTAACGAGAACGGATATGGAGATTACACATGAAGAAGGTGAATTACCATCAACATTTGTAGATGGACGAAATTTACTGTTTTTATCATTTGCGGCTGTATTAGCAAAACAAGTTGGAGCACGTCATATTGTAACGGGTGTATGTGAAACTGATTTCAGTGGTTATCCAGATTGTCGTGACGTGTTTGTGAAATCATTAAACGTTACATTAAATTTATCTATGGATTATCCGTTTGTTATTCATACACCACTTATGTGGATTGATAAGGCAGAGACATGGAAATTATCTGATGAACTTGGAGCATTTGAGTTTGTTAGAGAAAAAACATTAACATGTTATAACGGAATCATTGGTGATGGTTGCGGTGAATGTCCAGCATGTCAACTTCGTAAAGCAGGATTAGATACGTATCTACAAGAACGCGAAGGAGCGAGCAACTAA